The Juglans microcarpa x Juglans regia isolate MS1-56 chromosome 2D, Jm3101_v1.0, whole genome shotgun sequence DNA window ATGTTacatcttatttaaaaaaaaaattgtacgtataaagtataaaaataaatagtaactaatgtataatattctttatatatatatatagatatatatatgtatgtatgtaagaAACAAAACACCAAGTTGTGTTGATTCAATAATTGGAAAATCAATATGATTGGTAGAATttttaaatggaaaatgatatttgtaattttaaagtGCGTAAGTCTCGCATATTCCTgttgaaaaaattgataaatctagaattcatatacaaaaattattttttaataatagatcattttttttattcaaaggAGTCACACGAAATTTGCATACTCTAAGATTGTATTTAACAATACTCCTTATTCCTATcttgctatttatttattttttcttgtcttCGTAAACTCACAAATTCTGTTTATTTTCTTGCTCACCAATTGATACGGTAGAACCCGAAACTTAAACGTGAACGATTATTTTTAATTGCACTAATAATTTGTCGAGGGATCTATATTAATTGGTGACACAAAACGGAAGTAAAATTATACTAAGTCCGATGAATTTGTTCCTTCAAAATTACCTTttgagtattttaatttttttttcttaataattaagaaaataaatattagtggagttgtgatttttttttctttaatagttaagaatctttaaaaaatatttgaaaggaaatgaaaaaaggGGCAATTTTGCAGTGGTGGTAAATTTGAGGGAGAAATCCATGAGGCTGCGGCACCCAAAACAGAATTATTTGGTTCTTTTTAAACTTTACGATTACTGTGCAGTACTATTCAAGCATCCATATAAGCATATATACACATGCGCCGCGTACTTCCATTTCATAGTTAGGATGCATGCAGCGCATGGCTGAAAAGTAACAGTactatttaaaaacaattgaGAACCAAGTGTTTGTGTAAATGTCTCACACACCGTGAGAAAATGCACGAGTCTTCCATTATATATAGACCATGTACAGAAATGAGTAAGGAAAATACAAGCTGGATTGTAATGTTACAGAGGAAGGATTAACGGGATATGGGAAGATTTTAGGTCTCGGTTGCCATATATGGCTTTGTAGCCGTTGGGTGATCTTCAGTGGTCTGCTGAATGTCTTCAATACTCCCCTGCAAACTGTGCCGAGGTAGAAGGCCAAGTTTGGTACGTAGAGAAGAAAGAGCAGGTCGCCCAAGAGGTTTGGTGAAGATATCTGCAAGTGTAAGAGTTAAATTCATACATACACTGCTAACtgtctctgctctctctctctctctctcacttgcaTATTAAGCAGTGCACGGACTTTTATTGAGGTTACTGtagagataaaagaaaaagggggaCGTTGGTGCTTCTTTTGTATCTCACACAAAAGGCTTGTTTTGTGTTGGTTTCCTTTCCTAGACAGAGATGGGTGAGAACATTGCAGCAAAAAACCAGCTTTCTCACCACCAAGTTTTCGATGTCTCGGTCGACGTCAATCCACAAGGCGGCTCCAAGTGCTTCGACGACGATGGTCGTCTCAAGCGAACGGGTAAATTTCCATTGCACAATCTTTAGTAATTTTAAAGATGTGGGCTCTTTCTTTGGAGCAGCAAAAGTACCTCCCATAAATGCTAACCAAAAATAGTTCTAGCTTTAATGTCTTTGTTACTAAGAACCCGTTTGATTAGACAAACTATCTcgattcattttattattataatttttttaaatttttatataaaatataataaataatttaatttttttaatttaattttttcaaatctcaaaacaataataatattaaaaaataatattttaataatattttatttaacttttaatttttatctaaaatcttCTCATTTCACTGTATTCTTTTCCACGTGATTTCTTCATCCAGGACGGTTTGGACTGCCAGTGCTCACATAATAACAGCTGTGATTGGGTCTGGGGTTTTGTCCTTGGCTTGGGCCATTGTTCAGCTGGGATGGGTTGCTGGCCATGCAGTCatgttcttgttttcttttgtcaCTTAGTACTTACTACACTTCCACACTCCTCTCTGCATGTTATCTTTCTGGGGACCCTCACACTGGCAAGAGAAACTATACCTACATGGATGCTGTGCGATCAAACCTTGGTGAATTTTCCagtgtttttaatctttttctttttggctcaAACTAAAAAAGGTGATTGCTTTTGAAGTTTTAAATCTTAATCTGTTTgtggtttttttaatattctaggTGGAGCAAAGGTCACGATATGTGGGCTAGTTCAGTACTTGAACCCCTTTGGAGTAGCCATTGGCTACACCATAGCATCATCCATAAGCATGATGTAAGTTTGAAATCATGTGGAGATGGGATTTCCATTTGTTGTTAATAGGGTGTTTGGAACTCTAAAGGGCGCGCTTAATGGGTcattttggttttgatcaaacaGGGCAGTCAAAAGGTCTAATTGCTTCCACAGCAGTCAAGGCAATGATCCATGCCAAATCAACAGCAGCCCGTACATGATTGCTTTTGGCGTTGTTGAAATACTTTCCTCTCAAATTCCAGACTTCGATCAGTTGTGGTGGCTCTCCATTGTGGCATCCGTGATGTCCTTCACATATTCAACAATTGGTCTTGGCCTTGGTGTGGCCAAAGTTGCGGGTACATATTAACTTcctttatcagttttttttactttttcattttccagAAACTTGACATATTTATTAACTTGGGTTTTGTTCTTTACTTGCTCAATCACCAGAAACTGGAAAGTTCAGGGGAAGTCACTGGAATAAGCATTGGCACTGTGACTCAAACACAAAAGATATGGAGGAGTTTCCAAGCACTGGGGGGACTTAGCTTTTGCGTACTCTTACTCCATGATCCTTATTGAAATTCAGATTGAAGTGATGCCGGAATATGCCGAGTTTGGAGAAGGCCTAGGGCAACTCGTTCACAAACCcgactctgataccataaagacAATTGAGAACCAAGTGTTCGTGTAAATGTCTCACACAACGTGAGAACATGCATGAGTGTCTCccattatatatagactatgtACAGAAATGAGTAGGGAAAATACAAGTTGGATTGTAACGTTACAGAGGAAGGATTAACGGAATAGGGGAAGATTTTAGGTCCCGGTTGCCATTTTATGGGTTTTTAGCCGTTTGGTCTTTGTGTGGCTTGGTTGCCATATATGGCTTTGTGGCCGTTAGGTGATCTTCAGTGGTCTGCTGAATGTCTTCAATACTCTCCCGCAAACTGTGCCGAGGTAGAAGGCCAAGTTTGATACGTAGAGAAGTTGCCTAAGAGGTTTGGTGAAAGATATTTGCAAGTTGAAGTGATGCCGAAACATGCCGAGTTTGGAGAAGGCCTAGGGCAACTCGTTCACAaacttggctctgataccataaagacAATTAAGATGCATGGAAGCCTTCCATTATATATAGACTGACAATTGAGAACCAAGTGTTTGTGTAAATGTCTCGCACACGGTTAGAAGATGCATGGAAGTCTTCCATTATATATAGACTGACAATTGAGAACCAAGTGTTTTTGTAAATGTCTCACACCGCGAGAACATGTACGAGTCATCCACAGCGTGAGAACATGAATGAGTCTTccattatatatagactatgtACATAAATGAGTAAGAAAAGTACAAGCTGGATTGTAACGTTACAGAGGAAGGATTAACTGGATATGGGAAGATTTTAGGTCTCGGTTGCCATATATGGATGGCTTTGTAGCCGTTGGTGATCTTCAGTGGTCTGCTGAATGTCTTCAATATTACTCATGAGAAATATTGAAAGAGTTCCACATGTCTCGATCGCCTTTCAGTTTCCATTAATCTGAAGCTTAATGGGCAAGATTAACACGATGTCTAGACAATAGAAGAAGTTTCTTAGTATTTTGAGTAATAGGTTGCACGTACAAGTGGATGTTTATTCATTAACATGATGTAATTAGTAAAACACGATACAAAACATTGTTATCAAAACGTGCAGTACTTAAATGGTAAaaactatcataatatatttttttataggctGATTAAGCAAAACAAAAACGCACAACTTTCAGATAAGTTTAAGACATTATAACAAGCTGctagtaaaaaggaaaaagaaaagagcaacATGACAAGCTTTGGCCTCAAGAAATGATCAAATAGGTATGGCATTGGAGACGCGAGGGTAAACAACGTGGGCAGGATGAGCCATGATGCGGCGGCCCTTCATGTGGCGAAAGCAATAGACCAAAGCCCCCACCGGCCATTCCACAACACCAGCCACGACAAACGCCAGGAACCCAAGAGTGGGGCCGACCACCTTGCACCGGCAAGGGTTGCTTCTCGTGCCACATTGAATGCACGCCGGAAATCCAATCCCAGTCatgatataataattaatgGTCGCACCAAATTTGCAATCAGCTAGTACTGTTAAAAGTGAGGAACAGAATCAATACCTGCAGGCAGGAATATCTGTATATGATCTATGAAGAGAGATTTCTGTGATCAAATAATGGTGCTGGGACCTTGAGTTTTATAGGACGATGTGAAGCTGTGGGAGCTCGAGAGAGATGGTTTTTATTGGCTGTGATCATGAAGGATGCTACGTGTCACCATATGGAGGTAGTTAGTTGCACACGTGTTGCCAGAGGAGGAAGAGTTGGACAGATGTTCTTTGAAGAGGATATTTATGTACAGTTACTCTTTCAAGAGGATATTTATATACAGTTACTCTTTGGACAGATGTTCTTTCAAGAAGATATTTATATACGGTTACTCTTTGGAACTGTCGGTTCTGTTGTTGGGGCTGCCCCAATAATAGCTGgcaattacaaacataaaaggcattaattaattaattaattttaacgCTGGCATGGGGGTgtagtagtactggtagtaGTATAGAAAAGgatagaagatgatgatgatgatattgttAATTTAATATGTACGTGCCACATGGGGATCAAGACAGTGGAGGTTGTGGATATATAGTGAAGCTTATCAATCACTCATCAATACGCATGCACGGCTCCTTATTCTTAACTTTTTGTCCTCTTTTTTCTAATTCCTTCAACAGCCATGCTGCGGTTCAAAGTAGCCTACTCAACTTAATCGATAAGCAatatgtgtatttttattttttttatatttttaaaaaagaaaaaaataaatcaatacatttaaaatcactttcttaatcactaagttagaaaaaaaaaaaaccaaacggTCAACTAGGGCAGTCAAACTAAGTGGACAAAGAAGCTTTTTCCTTCCTTCAATACCCACCAGCATCCCTTCCTCCCTACATGGCCTCCCTTCCTGATCTCTAAGCATTCGTGAGATATATAgtttatgcttttttttatctttttccagCAGGACAGGGTATATGATTCCTTctaagttattaattaattaaatgtaaCCTGATGACGATCGAGAGTGGCCAAAACGGATGTCCCTTGGTTACTGATCAGGTAGTAGTACGTTGGATCACCAAAGTACTTCACTAATCAAATATCACCACAATCTtctgataattaattaatgaaatatatagtAAGATAAACGTTTAATTCCTTACACACTACTGATGAATCCGATATATACATCGATGGCTCTTTCTTGGAAACGAtatcataataattataagttatctttaatttaaaactttattatttCTCCACCCTCACGAATAAACCCTCcacaaatatttaattatttgtcgTCACGCACTTTAATTAACAGGCAATTCCTGCGACAGGAGAGGAATATATTGCATTgattagcaaaaaaaaaattgattaaaagaaattgatcagagagctgagagagagagagagagagagagagagatcatctAACACGATCGAGAACCACAAACAAAAAGTGGTCGATCGATCCTCTAGTATTCGTAATTGATCATGATGCAATTATAAGATGCTCGATCGAGATCGGTTATAAATCTATTCCAGTACTGTGATATTGGCAGGGCGCGCATTATATTATTGAAAGCCCAAGTGGAAGAATAATGCCAGAGTTACACTTTATGCAAAGTGCAGGCTAGCTTAGCTAGCTAGGATATATGCTGCATTGATCTGATCTAGTTGGTGATGAGACCCATGCAAAGTAAGCTTAACCAGTGTGCCCGAATCTCTTAGCTAGATCTCGGAATCAAGCAAATAAAAACAGTTTTATACATCCTCGATCAAAGTTTAATTGAAGCTGGTTCCAGCTCGGcgctttatatataatattatggtGCAATTCGATCTGATAtgtttcttcaatttctttattGATAATTAGCTGCTGGATGATTCAGTAGTCATGACCGATCTTTCTGCGACCTAGTCTTGTAACAAAGGAGTACCGGAGCTAATCATTGTAAAACAATAGATCATGCAGATATCCATCGTTCTTATAAGGTCATCATTTTTGGGGATGGTTTATTTCCCTACTTAATTAGCTCTTTCATCATGTTAATTTTGTCATAATAAATATCTCCACCATCTTATAAGTTCATAGCTAGACATTAAAacgcatattatatatatatatatatatatattcttactGAAAGGTATATATTCTTTCTGATACAGTAAATTAAACAGAAAGTTATTGGTACCGCATATGGCAAAGGGAATATATACCTATTGTCTCATCAGCTAAAGAGGCTCATTAAAGGCAGTCTGGCAGCCTCACGAAAGCTAGCTTGGAAGAAATCAAGATGGAAAAGATTCATTCTAGGTAACTTTTTTAATCGCCGCaaaagctatatattattactagcatatcaatataaatgttgataaatttatttatttaccgACATAAAAATTAAGCACCAACAATAATATATTTCTACCGGAGCATAAACAATTGCCGATAATATAAACGCCGgcaattcttaatttttttatatcgaTTGAGGGCTGTTGATAATCTTCTTGTGCAACTTGTAGTAACAGTACTGTCTACAATATATATTACCATTTTTCTAAGCCATATTAACCCTCGAAAATGCAGCGTATCCATGCCCTAATGCCCATATCAAAAGGCCATCGACACAAAGGTCCCCCAACATTT harbors:
- the LOC121248827 gene encoding uncharacterized protein LOC121248827 is translated as MTGIGFPACIQCGTRSNPCRCKVVGPTLGFLAFVVAGVVEWPVGALVYCFRHMKGRRIMAHPAHVVYPRVSNAIPI